A genomic segment from Fervidobacterium gondwanense DSM 13020 encodes:
- a CDS encoding UvrD-helicase domain-containing protein, with protein sequence MEILQNQQNRSVAEIVRQNPNCNYFISASAGTGKTYTLTNYYIGILEHYEQEGKSDIVDSIVAVTFTNKAANEMKDRIMKEIQKKLTAVDPNSKEYRYWNEVYRNMSRAIISTIDSFCRRVLIEQNVEAGVDPNFKIINELKMLRIVDKATQKAIQIAFEVYDLKDGERIADKLSPFLYGLTTERRERIEELVKDLAESKDDIFHLFNIFGDVFKVKEKIEEVVRSWRLELNDSKVSERLLEVFEEAGGALRAFRNIALIAAEFYESETIDNFEYDFKGVLEKTLKVLEKPSIREYYQKRFKYIIVDEFQDTNDLQERIFDLIHTDENYIFYVGDRKQSIYRFRGGDVSVFVKTMNKFEKKIKDGNGKYSILSLKTNYRSHPELVDYFNYISENVIFNNVIYEGLATNKNTNKNSKENEEEKIFVHEVFRLKYPDLYNKLWFIESDDKSSSAFLPDPNENVPDGVKRVNYIKVNAASDEEKKNEREIEALSVAKMIKALVGKEMTFYEKQDGKHVPVVRKITYKDFAILSYKLQEVEDVYREVFAREGIPLYIVKGRGFYRRPEIRAVISALDVIQNPNNNYHFVQIFLSPFFEEISENSVNADNSSDERLKMLNRITQRYRESAQSGIKKSFFQCAKDLRNEGALPHHICQMLDLIEKYDELKYYLKPAETLKLFIKESEYLRKLAQYPNSSQRLRNVRKLLEQASDFNDQAPTFLELTRLLEKISEIQEVEASEISEEEDVVRMMTVHASKGLEFNIVFLVNNDYGDRNEEKTLFPYSENEIESVRYIYISQFLDKVIEKFGNGKLTAELEKELRKILEAEIIYDETEILRKVYVAITRAKEMLFVLDLQKKKSDNKKGTPAIKYLDYKGYEENVKVIENISEIEKLIGEIVGSDEEVHLEQAEASAEEIESKFNKELIETDFTQTAYKRYISPTIIYNLRDEKSDLEAINELEQDFEVSEGISFASAGAYQNYEGRGSMARLEALNELLERSSEINIGKKVHSILTSVNKYEHIKALVERGSIPEQILNVHILEPLFNENEKILSEWRIAKHIEIDGKSYVLFGVPDKVFLKNGEFYVVDFKSADLYGNSDAIERYKFQLKFYMYLLSDIGKVHCGYLVSVPRGQALRIDPPDERFFDKIVEKIESFEEMMKI encoded by the coding sequence ATGGAAATTTTGCAAAATCAACAAAACCGCTCCGTAGCTGAAATAGTAAGACAGAATCCAAATTGTAATTACTTCATCTCAGCCTCTGCGGGTACCGGAAAGACTTACACACTCACAAATTACTACATTGGCATATTAGAACATTACGAACAAGAAGGAAAAAGCGACATTGTCGACTCAATTGTTGCCGTTACGTTCACGAACAAAGCCGCAAATGAGATGAAAGACAGGATAATGAAAGAGATTCAGAAAAAACTTACAGCGGTTGACCCAAATTCAAAAGAATACAGATACTGGAACGAAGTTTACCGCAATATGTCAAGGGCCATCATCTCAACGATAGACAGCTTCTGCAGAAGAGTTTTAATCGAGCAGAATGTGGAAGCCGGTGTTGACCCGAATTTCAAGATAATAAACGAACTGAAGATGCTCAGGATAGTTGATAAAGCAACGCAAAAGGCAATACAGATTGCATTTGAAGTATACGACTTGAAAGACGGCGAGAGAATTGCGGATAAGTTATCTCCCTTCTTGTACGGTCTCACAACAGAAAGAAGAGAGCGAATAGAAGAGCTTGTAAAGGACTTGGCAGAGAGCAAAGATGATATATTCCATCTTTTCAACATCTTTGGAGATGTGTTCAAGGTTAAGGAGAAGATAGAAGAAGTTGTCAGGAGCTGGAGGTTGGAGCTCAACGATTCAAAAGTAAGCGAAAGGCTACTTGAAGTATTTGAAGAGGCCGGAGGCGCATTGAGGGCGTTTAGAAACATAGCACTCATCGCCGCTGAATTCTACGAATCTGAAACGATAGACAACTTCGAATACGACTTCAAAGGCGTGCTCGAGAAAACGCTGAAGGTCTTGGAAAAACCGAGCATAAGAGAATACTACCAGAAGAGGTTTAAATACATCATAGTCGATGAATTTCAAGACACGAACGACCTCCAAGAAAGGATATTCGACTTAATACATACCGATGAAAACTACATCTTCTACGTTGGTGATAGGAAACAGTCGATATACAGGTTCAGAGGCGGTGATGTTTCCGTCTTTGTAAAAACGATGAACAAATTCGAAAAGAAAATCAAGGATGGCAATGGGAAGTACAGCATACTTTCGCTGAAGACGAATTACCGTTCCCATCCAGAACTCGTTGATTACTTTAACTACATCTCTGAGAATGTTATCTTCAACAATGTCATTTACGAAGGACTTGCTACAAACAAGAACACAAATAAGAACAGTAAAGAAAATGAAGAAGAAAAGATCTTCGTACACGAAGTTTTTAGATTGAAATATCCAGATCTTTACAATAAACTTTGGTTCATAGAATCAGACGACAAATCCTCCTCAGCTTTCTTGCCAGATCCAAATGAAAATGTACCTGATGGAGTTAAGAGAGTGAATTACATCAAGGTTAACGCCGCATCCGATGAGGAAAAGAAAAACGAGCGAGAGATTGAAGCTCTGAGCGTTGCCAAGATGATAAAAGCGCTTGTCGGAAAAGAAATGACGTTTTACGAGAAACAGGACGGAAAACATGTTCCGGTTGTAAGAAAGATAACCTACAAAGATTTTGCCATACTTTCTTACAAACTCCAAGAAGTTGAGGATGTCTACAGAGAAGTCTTTGCACGAGAAGGAATACCACTTTACATAGTCAAAGGAAGAGGCTTCTACAGAAGACCCGAAATAAGAGCCGTTATATCAGCTCTCGACGTTATCCAAAACCCGAACAACAACTACCACTTCGTCCAAATCTTCTTGAGCCCATTTTTCGAGGAAATCTCCGAAAACTCCGTAAATGCGGACAACTCTTCGGATGAAAGGCTTAAAATGCTGAACAGAATAACACAAAGATACAGGGAATCTGCGCAGTCGGGTATAAAGAAATCATTCTTCCAGTGCGCAAAAGATTTGAGAAACGAAGGGGCACTTCCTCATCACATCTGCCAGATGCTCGACCTGATTGAAAAATACGACGAGCTGAAGTACTACCTGAAGCCCGCAGAAACACTCAAACTATTCATCAAAGAGAGCGAATACCTCAGAAAGCTTGCACAATATCCCAACTCGAGCCAGAGGCTCAGGAACGTTAGGAAACTACTCGAGCAAGCCTCCGACTTTAACGACCAAGCACCGACATTCCTTGAACTGACAAGACTGCTTGAGAAAATCTCTGAAATCCAAGAAGTTGAAGCGTCTGAAATCTCTGAAGAAGAAGACGTCGTGCGCATGATGACTGTGCACGCATCTAAGGGTTTGGAGTTCAACATTGTCTTTTTGGTGAACAACGACTACGGGGATAGAAACGAAGAGAAGACGCTATTCCCTTACTCAGAGAACGAAATTGAGAGTGTGAGGTACATATACATAAGTCAGTTCTTGGATAAAGTTATCGAGAAGTTCGGAAACGGGAAATTGACAGCAGAGTTGGAAAAAGAATTGAGGAAAATATTGGAAGCAGAAATCATATACGACGAAACCGAAATCCTGAGAAAAGTCTACGTAGCGATAACAAGGGCTAAAGAAATGCTCTTTGTCTTGGACTTGCAGAAAAAAAAGAGCGACAACAAGAAAGGAACGCCTGCAATTAAGTATTTAGATTATAAAGGATATGAAGAGAACGTAAAAGTCATCGAAAACATCTCAGAAATTGAAAAGCTCATTGGGGAGATTGTTGGTAGTGATGAAGAGGTTCATCTTGAACAGGCTGAGGCGAGTGCAGAAGAGATAGAAAGTAAGTTCAACAAAGAACTTATCGAAACAGATTTCACACAAACTGCCTACAAAAGGTACATCTCACCAACGATAATTTACAACCTGAGAGATGAAAAGAGCGATTTGGAAGCGATAAACGAATTGGAGCAGGATTTTGAAGTTTCGGAAGGTATTTCTTTCGCTTCCGCTGGAGCGTATCAAAACTACGAAGGTAGAGGCAGCATGGCAAGGCTTGAAGCACTCAACGAACTGCTTGAAAGGTCGTCGGAGATAAACATCGGTAAAAAAGTCCACTCGATACTCACAAGCGTTAATAAGTACGAGCATATAAAAGCTCTCGTGGAGCGAGGGAGTATACCTGAGCAGATATTGAACGTTCACATCTTAGAACCCCTGTTCAACGAGAACGAGAAGATATTATCCGAATGGAGAATCGCAAAGCATATCGAAATAGATGGCAAGAGCTATGTACT